A genomic stretch from Coffea arabica cultivar ET-39 chromosome 10c, Coffea Arabica ET-39 HiFi, whole genome shotgun sequence includes:
- the LOC113714871 gene encoding uncharacterized protein encodes MPRSCDNWERLVTATLRREDLRLTAQRTPSELSLASLSSFSSFDLASSSRRVSSFNFSSLLVGDSLSYNQILQATDYLSENKLIKHGDSGDLFFGVLEGGTPVIVKKIDLSSVTKESLFIEELEILAKVSHHHRFVPLIGHCLENEKEKFLVYKNMAKKDLLTFFSRKIDSGNLRKLRLVDWITRLKIATEVAEGLCYLHQCVPPLVHSNIQASSILLDDKFEVTLSLYEVFAEENHMRQKNGISRAFGQGTIGTSNESYASGSYAVYSFGKVLLELVTGKLGISATDDSTTNGWMADVLSNILPDNAELIINIVDSSLAMAKHVLAHVWAVSFIAKACVSPESSKRPKMPQILLALEHIKSSCFTSKSPTTTGNHVSVGAAMEIAEILWGSKLVGRTGPATAYTETFGSGTASSNHGISQAGGSEETYPNGGIFAHPSLTIFSYSELRTATRHFGCDIAVREVEFGRVYQAWLRDKSSSKHGSGSVVAVRNMSSEYMQLFKSRIHSLGRLSHPNVVEFLGYCEDKDLLVVHEFMQRGCLDNHLFRAGSDVQPLSWDTRLNILIGAARGLAFLHATQKHGFYEYFGTSDILLDGAYNAKISGFGTAKITRLSYFYEVHPNFLRNRRYVDAPPENVIPGAGAGLINVKSDVYGFGVVLVAMLTGLSTKGRQRLSWGEIDPIPYFMNLERDKLKKIMDPKLEGKYPFKAAQILGSLASMCLQYEPQFRPSMEEVVKVLERVAAAKKERRALIKQKAHQHIQQL; translated from the exons ATGCCTAGGAGTTGTGACAACTGGGAAAGGCTGGTGACAGCCACCCTGAGAAGAGAAGATCTCCGCCTCACTGCTCAGAGGACTCCAAGTGAGCTTTCCTTGGCATCATTATCATCATTTTCCTCCTTCGATCTAGCTTCTTCCTCTCGACGAGTTTCATCGTTCAACTTCTCCAGCTTGTTGGTGGGGGATTCATTGTCATACAATCAAATTCTCCAAGCAACGGATTACTTGAGTGAAAACAAGCTCATCAAGCATGGCGACTCTGGGGATCTCTTTTTTGGAGTTCTAGAAGGGGGGACTCCGGTTATAGTCAAGAAAATTGATCTCTCATCAGTCACCAAAGAATCCCTTTTCATAGAAGAACTGGAAATTCTTGCGAAGGTTTCTCATCATCATAGATTTGTCCCTCTGATTGGTCATTGCTTGGAGAATGAGAAGGAGAAGTTTCTTGTCTACAAGAATATGGCTAAAAAGGATTTGTTAACTTTCTTCTCTAGAAAAATAGATTCAGGTAATCTTAGAAAATTACGATTGGTGGACTGGATAACGAGGTTGAAGATAGCAACTGAAGTTGCTGAGGGTTTGTGCTATCTACACCAATGTGTCCCTCCCCTTGTTCACAG CAACATTCAAGCAAGTAGCATACTTCTTGATGACAAGTTTGAAGTGACGTTAAGCCTTTATGAGGTCTTTGCTGAAGAAAACCACATGCGTCAGAAGAATGGTATTTCCAG GGCATTTGGACAAGGCACCATTG GTACATCTAATGAAAGTTATGCATCTGGTTCCTATGCTGTTTATAGCTTTGGAAAGGTCCTGCTGGAGCTAGTCACAGGCAAGCTGGGTATAAGTGCCACAGATGATTCCACAACCAATGGTTGGATGGCAGACGTGCTGTCTAATATTCTCCCTGACAATGCTGAACTCATTATAAACATTGTCGACTCATCTTTAGCCATGGCTAAGCATGTCTTGGCCCATGTATGGGCAGTTTCTTTTATTGCTAAGGCATGTGTCAGTCCTGAATCTTCTAAACGACCCAAAATGCCTCAGATACTTTTGGCTTTAGAGCATATCAAATCATCATGCTTCACCAGTAAATCTCCCACGACTACGGGTAATCATGTCTCAGTTGGAGCAGCTATGGAGATTGCAGAGATACTCTGGGGATCTAAGCTTGTAG GAAGGACAGGGCCTGCAACTGCTTATACAGAAACTTTTGGAAGTGGTACTGCCTCAAGTAACCATGGAATCTCACAAGCTGGTGGCTCTGAGGAGACTTATCCAAATGGAGGGATCTTCGCTCACCCCAGTTTAACTATTTTCTCCTATTCAGAACTTAGGACTGCAACCAGACATTTTGGATGCGACATAGCTGTGAGAGAAGTTGAATTTGGGAGAGTATACCAAGCCTGGCTTCGAGACAAATCCTCGTCAAAGCATGGCAGTGGATCGGTAGTTGCTGTTAGAAATATGTCCTCTGAATATATGCAGTTATTTAAG TCTCGTATACACTCACTTGGAAGGCTTTCTCATCCTAACGTAGTCGAGTTTCTTGGATATTGTGAGGACAAAGACCTACTTGTTGTCCATGAATTTATGCAACGTGGCTGCCTGGACAACCATCTCTTTAGAG CTGGCTCTGATGTTCAGCCACTTTCCTGGGACACAAGACTTAACATTTTAATTGGAGCAGCTCGAGGCCTAGCATTCTTGCATGCAACACAGAAGCATGGTTTTTATGAATATTTCGGTACCTCAGACATCTTGCTTGATGGT GCTTACAATGCGAAGATATCAGGTTTTGGCACTGCAAAGATAACCCGTCTAAGTTATTTCTATGAAGTACATCCTAATTTTTTAAGGAATAGAAGATATGTTGATGCTCCTCCTGAGAATGTCATTCCAGGTGCAGGTGCAG GGCTTATAAATGTGAAGAGTGATGTGTATGGTTTTGGTGTGGTATTGGTTGCAATGCTAACAGGTTTATCTACAAAAGGGAGACAGCGGCTTAGTTGGGGTGAAATCGATCCAATTCCATACTTTATGAATCTCGAAAGAgacaaattgaagaaaattatggaTCCAAAGTTAGAAGGCAAATATCCTTTTAAAGCTGCACAAATATTAGGTTCTCTTGCTTCCATGTGTCTTCAATATGAACCGCAATTCAGGCCATCAATGGAAGAAGTTGTCAAGGTACTTGAACGTGTAGCAGCTGCTAAGAAGGAAAGACGAGCCCTGATAAAGCAGAAAGCACATCAACATATCCAGCAACTTTAG